From Hymenobacter sediminicola:
TAATGTGGCGCATGGACTGCTGTTCTTTCGTATCAGTTCCGGCATTGTGCCGTTTGGCTCTCACCCCGTCAACACCTTTCCCTGGCAGAGCCGCTTCGCACCAGAGTTCCGGGCCATTGGCGACTATATAAAGGCCCACAACATGCGGGTGTCGTTGCACCCCGACCAGTTTGTGGTGCTCAACTCGCCCAGCGCTGATATTGTGCAGCGCAGCATTTCCGAGCTGGTGTATCAGGGGTCGATGCTGGACTTGATGGGTCTCGACAACACGGCCAAACTACAGATCCATCTGGGCGGCCTCTACGGCGACCGGGACGCGGCTATTGAGCGGTTTATCGCCACATTTCATACCCTCCCAGCAGCAGTGCAGGTGCGGTTGGTAGTCGAAAACGACGACCGGCTGTTTAGCCTACAGGACTGCTTGCGGCTGCACGCAGCTACCGGCACCCCCATTCTCTTCGACAACTTCCATCATGAGTGCCTCAACCATGGCGAGCCGATGGCTGAAGCGCTACGCTTAGCGGCGGCTACCTGGCATCCTACGCGGGACGGCGTGATGATGATGGACTACAGCTCTCAGTCGCCGGGGGAGCGGAAAGGCAAGCACGTAAGCTCCATTCAGGAAGACCTGTTTCGTGGCTTCCTGCACGAGTTGGGTAGCTTAGACGCCGATATCATGCTGGAAATTAAAGACAAGGAAGCCAGTGCCCACCGGGCCTGCGGTATTCTGCGCGGCCTGTCGCTGGTGCCGCCCGCACCGGCTGGCTACACGGCTCCTACCTTCCCTCATACTCCTACAGATTCTGCTGCTCTGGCCCCACGCAAAGCCCGCACGCCGAAGAAGCCGGTAGCTGAACGGTAACCTTCGGGTGTATTCAGCTGTTTTTCCGTTTTTATCCTCTCTTTTTTCTACTTCCTATGACCACCGACCTGCTCAATGCTACGCTTCATTCTTTGCAAAACGGCCTCACGAGTATTCCGCTCAGCGCGGCCATGGACAATACCGAAACCTGGCAGCAGCAACTGCTGCACAGCGGCGAACCTGCGCTACAGGACATCGGCCGGGAAATCGGCAATCTGCAGTCGTTGCTGAGCAGCGGTTCGCTTAATGCCGAGCTCATCGGCCGCTCACTGAATATGCTGGGCTCCCAAACAATTCAGGCCGCTGCCCACGCTGATACACCTCTGCAAGCCAATCTGCGGGCTCTCGGCGACGTGCTGCTCCAGGCTGGTGCCAAGCTGGAGGAGCAGCCAGCAGGCTAAAAAAGGATGTTTACCAGACATAGCAACGCCCACCCTGTGACCAGGGTGGGCGTTGCTATGTCTGGTTTTTTTAAGCGTATTAGCGCTGAGTCGGAACGGTGCTTTGCGGAGTAGTGCGGCGCGGCGTAGTACTCCGGGGCGCGGTGGGTGTGGTGGCCCGGCGTGCCGGTGCATTTGGCTGCACGGTGGTGCGGCGCTCCATTGTGCGCTCTTCAATCGTGGCAGGGCGCTGCAGCGAGGGCTGGTCTACGGTAGTACCAGTGCCCACCCCAGTACTGATCTGGGTTGGACTGTTGCCCAGACCAACCTGCGTGGGACTGGTAGTGGTAGGAGTGCGCTGGTCCAGCGTGCCTGGGTTAGATGGCGCTGCCGGCGGAACCGTAGTTTGATTCTGGCTACCGCCCCGTTGTGGTGAGGTGGGTGTCATCTGAGCCTGCGCTGTAGAAGCGAATAGAATGGCGGCAAAAAGCAAAGTCGTTTTCATGATGCGTCTGATATGGAGTAACGGATGCTGGTATAGCTCCTATCCCACTCCATACGACCAAACTGCAGGCACCGCCTGAAAAGAAGAATCTTATTACAGTATAAAATTTTGATATTCAATGCGGTGCATATATTTACTCATAGCAAAACCAGCAGATTAGGAAGCTACCAACGCTGGCTGTACGCAGCTGGAAAAGAATAAAAAAGCCCCTCTGCACAGAGGGGCTCCGAGGAGTAAGACCAAACGTTTCAAGATGTCAGACAGCCTGGCTATTAAGCTTATACTGCCTCGTTTGGAGCCGTCATCTGCTCAGCCTGGTACCGTGCCAGCAACGACGGGCTAACTACTACCACGGTAGCATAGCCCTTAGGCATTTCGTTGTAGAGCAAGCGCAGTTGAGCGTTTTCCCAACGTTGACCTGTAGCAGCGGAGCCAGGACCGTAGCTCCGGGTCAGGAGTGCCTGAATCCCGCGGCAGTTTGCCTCACCCAGCACACGCACCTCAATGCAGCATAGCTGGTCTTTGTAGAAACCGTAGCTGATGCCCGTTACGCGGTAGCCACCCAATGTAAGGGGCTCTCCGGGGCGGGTGTAGTAGCTGATGGAAGTTGGGGCACCAAGCCGTTGCTCAGGCACTAGCCGTCGGAAACTCTGCCGGGGCATACCCAGCCAAGTGGTGCGCAATTCTGCCGCCAGTTTCTGCGAACGGAAAGTGGTTTCGCGCTGTCCTGTGCTGCTCGCTGGTTGTATGGCCCAGGCGTTCAGGGTAGAAAGCAGCAAAAGCAGGAAGGTCAGCCCGTGTTTCATAGCTGCAGCAAGATAGCAAAAGACACGGCTAAATGCCTGATAGCTCGCCTGATTAATTCTACAAGAACAAAATTTCAGTAGGTGGTTCTGCTTCCTTTCGCTCTGTGCCGGCCTAGTGTCACAGCCTTTTTAGCGTTGACCCACACTGCCTTTTGCTTCGGTGGCTTTCGGTGCAGCAGGTCCCGAGGTACTTGCCGGTGGCCCCAGGTAGCTGGGTTTCAGTCCGCCAAAATCAACTACCAGCTTTTCGAGCACCACGCCAGGATCTACGCGCCAAAATTTCAGCACGTGCTTACCCGGTTTGGCCAGTGTATGGGTCGAAGTCTTGAGAATGATGTTTTCGGCCACGGCCTTTTCCCAGGGCTTGTTGCCGTTATCGGCCACCATACCGGTATGCAGGTTGATAATCTGCGGCGCTTCCTCATCGAATGATACGGCATAGCGCAGGCCCTGGCTACCGTTAAAATCCAAGGTAGGAGCCAGATATGCCTGCACCGTTACGGGGCCGGCCTGAGCCAGCGTGAGCTGATATTCCAGGTGCGGACTGGTGCCGCCCGGAACGGCTGTTGGGGCCGCCGTAACCGGAAACGTGGTGACAGCTCCCGCTGTGCGGCCCAGATCAGGCAGGCGCTGCCAGATGATGGAGCCGGCATTCACGGCGTGCGTATACTGCTCGGCGTCAAGTGAAATAAACTGGCTGCCGTAGTCCGCTGCCCGAATCGTCGGCTCCGCAAGCTTTGTGATTTTATTGGCAGGCAGGTTCACTACATCCGGCATCTTATCTACGGGCGGCTGCTGCCAATTGGTATAGCCAATATGGGTCTGATCCATCATGTGGTGCCATTTGCCATTGGCTACGGCGTGGTAGCGGCGCGTAATTTCCGCGTCTTTGGCAAACAGCGCCTTGGCTTGCTCGGCCAGCGAATTGGTAGTGGAATACCCTTCTTTGGCGGCCTGCCGGTTGCGGGCCACTGTGTAGTACAGTTCGTTCAGGTTGGCGCAGGCCTGCACCGGGTGGAGCACTAGTTGGTAGTAGGCGTCACGGTACTGGGCGGGCAGTTGCGGGCTAATGGCCTCGGCTTGGGCTAACAGGCGTTGGTAGTCGTTCACGACGGTGGCCCACTCGCCGGTAGCCAAGCTGTAGGTATCGGCATCGAGCAACTCAGGTTTGCGACGGGCGTTGTACTTAGCGTATTTGGCCAGAATGTCGGCAATGCCAGTGTCGTGCTTTGGGCCGAACTGCCGGGCTGCCCACTGCCGCGAATAGTCGTCAACTTGGTCGGCGCTAATTCGGTCAGGATTCCAGGCGTAGTCCAGGAAGAAACTGATGGGAAATTCCATGGGCTTCAGGTCGCCCACGTTCACAATCCATATTTGGTTGGCGCCGTACTCGTAAGCCAAGTGCATCTGCTCCCAAATGCGCGGCAGCGGGTTCGTGTTGAGCCACTTGTAATTGCGCGGTCCACCCACATAGTCGAAGTGGTAGTAGATGCCATAGCCGCCGGCGCGGGGCTTGTCCCCTACCTTGGGCAGTTTGCGAATGTTGCCCCAGTTATCATCGCACAAGAGCAGCGTCACGTCGTCGGGCACGCGCATACCTTGGTCGTAGTAGTCCTGCACTTCTTTGTAGAGCGCCCAGAGTTGGGGCGTCTGGTCAGCGGGTTTGCCGGTTTCCTCGGCAATGATGTTGCGCTGGTCAGCCACGATTTTTTCCAGCAGGGCAATATTGCTTTCCTGGCTCATGGGCTCGTCGCCGTCGCCGCGCATTCCTACTGTTACAATATTTTCGCGGGTGCCCATGCGCTTAATGCCGCCTCGCCAGAACTCCTGCAGAGTGGCCGCGTTGGTCTGGTAGTTCCAAGCACCCTTGCCCGCGTGCTTCCACTCCTCATGGGCCCGTGTGAGCGGCTCGTGGTGAGAAGTGCCCATCACAATGCCGTATTCATCGGCCAGCACCGGGCTCTGCGGGTCATCCACGTTGAACATGTTGCCCCACATAGCGGGCCACAGATAGTTGCCTTTAAGGCGCAGTATCAGCTCGAACATGTGCACGTACATCTTCGAGTTGACGCCCCCAAACTTCTCCTTCGACCAGTTCTGCAGCGCCGGGGCTTCGTCGTTGATGAAAATACCCCGGTATTTCACCTTGGGCGTGCCCAGCGAGTGGGGGCCGGGCGCTACGTACAGCGCCGCTTGCGACTTGGCCGGCACATCGGCCCACCAGTACCACGGCGACACCCCGATTTGCTGCGACAAGTCGTAGATGCCGTAAATGGTGCCGCGCTTGTCACTGCCCGCAATTACCAGGGCCCGCTCTACGCCCGGCAGCGGCTTTTCTACCACCTGCAGCACGAAGGTTTCCCACTGCCCCGCCACCTGCGACACGTCCAGCTTCTTGGCTTTTACCAGCCCATCAATCAGCGGACTTTTGCCAATGGTGCCAATCAGCACGACTTCCTTACCACTGGGTGCTTTATCCGTCGTGAAAGTAGGTGTGAGCTTGGTGACGCGGTTGATGTCGGCCTGCAAATCCCGGGCAGCGCGCAGCACCCCCGGCCAGTCGGAGCTGCTGGCGTAGAGACTGGCCGTTTTGCCCGAAGCCACCAGCGGAAAGCCATTTTCACCTTTTTCTGAGGAAACATACACGTCTTCCAGTAGTACCGCTTTGGTTGTTTGGGCCCGGGCTACGGAAATCGAAAACAGCAATACCAGAGCTAGCCAGCCTAGATAAGAGCGGCACGCAGCTTGGTAGCCGGATTGAGTGGAAGGCGGAATTTTCATCTAAAATCGGGTAGAAAAGGAGCGGCTGTATTCTGTCTGTCATCCTGAGCCCTAGAAGGGCCTTCTGCCGGTTGAACGACTCGTGCCAGTGTGACAGAATCCTTCCCAGGCTCAGGATGACAGATGTCTTCTTATCAGATGTCTAAAACTTTACTACTTCCCAGAAGGCCTTTTTCGGCTTTTGGTTCTGATCAAACAGCAGCGGGTAGTTTTTGCGGCCGGCCACGGGGTAGGTGTCCAGCCACGTGTATTTGTCGGAGATGTTCCAGAACGTGACGCCGGTCAGCACTTTTTTATAATCGCGGAACACGCGGAAGAACATCTTATACTGCTCGGCCTGCTGCTGCTCCAGCGCGGGCGTGTACGCGTCCGACTCACCGGGGCGCTTCTCGCGGCGTTCTTTTTCCCAGGGATAAATCGAGACGTCAAGCTCAGTAATCTGCACCTTTAGCCCTAGCGACGCATACTGTTCAATAGCCTTGCGCAGCTCAGCCTCCGTAGGTTCCTGCAACGACCAGTGCCCCTGCAACCCTACCGCGTCGATTGGAACGTTGGCGTCCTTGAGCTTCTTGAGCAGCCGGTATACTCGCTCCCGCTTCTCGGGCCGCTCAGTGTTGTAATCGTTGTAGAACAGCACGGCTTTGGGGTCGGCCTCGTGGGCATACTCAAAGGCTTTGGCAATGAACTCCTCACCGCAGATCTGGTACCACTCCGAGTTGCGCAGAAACTCTTGGGGGTTGTCGGAAATAGCCTCATTCACCACGTCCCAGGCGTAAATCTTGCCCTTGTAGCGCTTCACGACGGTGAAAATATGGTCGTGCAGGCGCTTAAGCAGTACTTCTTTGCTCACTGGCTTGCCGGTAGCATCCTTGAAAAGCCACTTGGGCGTCTGCTCGTGCCACAGCAGGTTGTGGCCGCGCACCTGCAGCTTGTTGTCCTGAGCAAACTGCACAATTGCGTCGGCGGCGCGCCACTCGTAGCGGTTTTCCTCCGGATGAATCGGCCCCATTTTCATGGCGTTTTCCGGCGTGATGCTGTTGAACTGCGCCTTAATCAGCGCCCCTTCCGCTCCCTTTAGCCCCGCCGGCGACACAGCCACGCCCACCGGAAAATAATCCTTGTAGTAATCCTTAAGCCCTTTTTCAGGTG
This genomic window contains:
- the uvsE gene encoding UV DNA damage repair endonuclease UvsE — translated: MMLFFTNPPPDQLVSPKMKIGYPCINQSLDCTSSTTFRLASYSDERVEQTVAANLACLQRILEYNVAHGLLFFRISSGIVPFGSHPVNTFPWQSRFAPEFRAIGDYIKAHNMRVSLHPDQFVVLNSPSADIVQRSISELVYQGSMLDLMGLDNTAKLQIHLGGLYGDRDAAIERFIATFHTLPAAVQVRLVVENDDRLFSLQDCLRLHAATGTPILFDNFHHECLNHGEPMAEALRLAAATWHPTRDGVMMMDYSSQSPGERKGKHVSSIQEDLFRGFLHELGSLDADIMLEIKDKEASAHRACGILRGLSLVPPAPAGYTAPTFPHTPTDSAALAPRKARTPKKPVAER
- a CDS encoding glycosyl hydrolase 115 family protein gives rise to the protein MKIPPSTQSGYQAACRSYLGWLALVLLFSISVARAQTTKAVLLEDVYVSSEKGENGFPLVASGKTASLYASSSDWPGVLRAARDLQADINRVTKLTPTFTTDKAPSGKEVVLIGTIGKSPLIDGLVKAKKLDVSQVAGQWETFVLQVVEKPLPGVERALVIAGSDKRGTIYGIYDLSQQIGVSPWYWWADVPAKSQAALYVAPGPHSLGTPKVKYRGIFINDEAPALQNWSKEKFGGVNSKMYVHMFELILRLKGNYLWPAMWGNMFNVDDPQSPVLADEYGIVMGTSHHEPLTRAHEEWKHAGKGAWNYQTNAATLQEFWRGGIKRMGTRENIVTVGMRGDGDEPMSQESNIALLEKIVADQRNIIAEETGKPADQTPQLWALYKEVQDYYDQGMRVPDDVTLLLCDDNWGNIRKLPKVGDKPRAGGYGIYYHFDYVGGPRNYKWLNTNPLPRIWEQMHLAYEYGANQIWIVNVGDLKPMEFPISFFLDYAWNPDRISADQVDDYSRQWAARQFGPKHDTGIADILAKYAKYNARRKPELLDADTYSLATGEWATVVNDYQRLLAQAEAISPQLPAQYRDAYYQLVLHPVQACANLNELYYTVARNRQAAKEGYSTTNSLAEQAKALFAKDAEITRRYHAVANGKWHHMMDQTHIGYTNWQQPPVDKMPDVVNLPANKITKLAEPTIRAADYGSQFISLDAEQYTHAVNAGSIIWQRLPDLGRTAGAVTTFPVTAAPTAVPGGTSPHLEYQLTLAQAGPVTVQAYLAPTLDFNGSQGLRYAVSFDEEAPQIINLHTGMVADNGNKPWEKAVAENIILKTSTHTLAKPGKHVLKFWRVDPGVVLEKLVVDFGGLKPSYLGPPASTSGPAAPKATEAKGSVGQR
- a CDS encoding endo-1,4-beta-xylanase, with the translated sequence MKPTSTFRKLTAAGLLLISLTIISSQQKAPEKGLKDYYKDYFPVGVAVSPAGLKGAEGALIKAQFNSITPENAMKMGPIHPEENRYEWRAADAIVQFAQDNKLQVRGHNLLWHEQTPKWLFKDATGKPVSKEVLLKRLHDHIFTVVKRYKGKIYAWDVVNEAISDNPQEFLRNSEWYQICGEEFIAKAFEYAHEADPKAVLFYNDYNTERPEKRERVYRLLKKLKDANVPIDAVGLQGHWSLQEPTEAELRKAIEQYASLGLKVQITELDVSIYPWEKERREKRPGESDAYTPALEQQQAEQYKMFFRVFRDYKKVLTGVTFWNISDKYTWLDTYPVAGRKNYPLLFDQNQKPKKAFWEVVKF